The proteins below are encoded in one region of Halalkalicoccus jeotgali B3:
- the lysS gene encoding lysine--tRNA ligase has product MSAEDAPDADPYTLHDDGEDGKGENGDRGFVFWADEMADEVEAREPDEPIVIKGGISPSGVPHIGNVNEIMRGYFVAEVLRERGHEVRQVFTADDKDRLRGLPRKLADLEGNIVDLGEVDAGALGRNLGKPYTAIPDPFGCCESYGAHFSTLIGRSAELLGVPIDVVSNTAMYADGEFEGSTRTLLERRERAREVLGEYQDGVDDSYIPFLAECENCGHLTDRITGVDLESGTVEYECVDVEAGEQVIDGCGHEGTASLRDGKLPWRFEWVAQWRALGVDFEPFGKDHAEGSWPSGQDIARNVFDFEPPVPMVYEWFTLDGEAFSSSAGNVMLVSEVLDLVEPEVLRYFFAKDPSRARDFNVGRIDLLVDEFDRVERIYFGEEEADERERQRAERIYPFCVEDADTDRIRLPYTFAAVLGMTDDPELREEIARREGHIPEDASGESIENALARVELARNWARQTGNEYDYDLKRAELPAVAVDENTERALSELADFIETGHTPEEIQGEIYETAKRNDVPVGDFFATGYRLFFDQEQGPKLGQFLGKLDREFVLARLRRER; this is encoded by the coding sequence ATGAGCGCTGAGGACGCCCCGGACGCCGATCCCTACACGCTTCACGACGACGGTGAGGACGGTAAGGGAGAGAACGGAGATCGCGGCTTCGTCTTCTGGGCCGACGAAATGGCCGACGAGGTCGAAGCTCGGGAGCCCGACGAGCCGATCGTCATCAAGGGCGGGATCTCCCCCTCCGGTGTGCCTCACATCGGCAACGTCAACGAGATCATGCGCGGGTATTTCGTCGCGGAAGTCCTTCGCGAGCGGGGCCACGAGGTCCGACAGGTATTCACTGCCGACGACAAGGACCGCCTCAGAGGGCTCCCCCGAAAGTTGGCGGATCTGGAAGGGAACATCGTCGATCTCGGCGAGGTCGACGCCGGCGCGCTCGGACGCAATCTGGGCAAACCGTATACCGCGATCCCGGACCCCTTCGGCTGCTGTGAGTCGTATGGCGCGCACTTCTCGACGCTGATCGGGCGCAGCGCCGAGCTGCTCGGAGTCCCTATCGACGTCGTGTCGAACACCGCGATGTACGCCGACGGCGAGTTCGAGGGCAGTACGCGAACCCTCCTCGAACGCCGCGAGCGCGCCCGCGAGGTGCTCGGCGAGTACCAGGACGGCGTCGACGACTCGTATATCCCGTTTCTCGCCGAATGCGAGAACTGCGGGCACCTGACCGACCGGATCACCGGTGTCGACCTCGAATCGGGGACGGTCGAGTACGAGTGTGTCGACGTCGAGGCCGGCGAGCAGGTCATCGACGGCTGTGGTCACGAAGGGACCGCGAGCCTGCGCGACGGCAAGCTCCCGTGGCGCTTCGAGTGGGTCGCCCAGTGGCGGGCGCTCGGGGTAGATTTCGAGCCCTTCGGTAAGGACCACGCCGAGGGCTCTTGGCCGAGCGGGCAGGACATCGCCCGAAACGTCTTCGACTTCGAGCCACCGGTGCCGATGGTCTACGAGTGGTTCACCCTCGACGGCGAGGCCTTTTCGTCCTCCGCGGGCAACGTCATGCTCGTCTCGGAGGTCCTCGACCTGGTCGAACCAGAAGTCCTCAGGTACTTCTTCGCGAAGGACCCGAGCCGTGCGCGGGACTTCAACGTCGGGCGGATCGACCTCCTCGTCGACGAGTTCGATAGGGTAGAGCGGATCTACTTCGGGGAGGAGGAGGCCGACGAGCGCGAGCGACAGCGAGCCGAGCGGATCTACCCGTTCTGTGTCGAAGACGCCGACACGGACCGGATCCGGCTTCCCTACACTTTCGCCGCCGTGTTGGGCATGACCGACGACCCCGAGCTCCGCGAGGAGATCGCCCGCCGGGAGGGACACATCCCTGAAGACGCTTCGGGAGAGTCCATCGAGAACGCCCTCGCACGCGTCGAACTGGCGCGAAACTGGGCGCGCCAGACCGGAAACGAGTACGACTACGACCTCAAGCGAGCGGAGCTGCCCGCGGTCGCGGTCGACGAGAACACCGAGCGGGCGCTCTCGGAACTCGCCGACTTCATCGAGACGGGCCACACCCCCGAGGAGATCCAGGGCGAGATCTACGAGACCGCCAAGCGAAACGACGTCCCGGTCGGTGACTTCTTCGCGACGGGGTATCGCCTGTTTTTCGATCAGGAACAGGGGCCCAAACTGGGCCAGTTCCTCGGGAAGCTCGACCGGGAGTTCGTCCTCGCGCGACTCCGCCGCGAGCGATAA
- a CDS encoding DUF7123 family protein, with translation MSTTTQPSMTQESKEARLKQYLNSRAADGELYFKSKFIADDVGLSAKEIGALMVKLSDSAEDLEIEKWSYTSATTWRVSPV, from the coding sequence ATGAGCACCACTACCCAGCCCTCCATGACCCAGGAATCGAAGGAAGCGCGACTTAAACAGTACCTTAATAGCCGCGCAGCCGACGGCGAACTCTACTTCAAGAGCAAGTTCATCGCCGACGACGTCGGCCTCTCCGCGAAAGAGATCGGCGCGCTGATGGTCAAACTCAGCGACTCCGCCGAGGACCTAGAGATCGAGAAGTGGTCCTATACGAGTGCGACGACCTGGCGCGTCAGTCCGGTCTGA
- a CDS encoding DMT family transporter → MDLGLLASVLAALLWGGYLVALKRYFSSYSASVIIVVVHAVAIAVYAPVALVRVPPGSIGALAAGAPGLAVVVVANALAFMAFIRAIGTGEISYVAPISKIVPVFVLPIEVVFLGAYLTPLQIVGVVLATVAVYVANFTGGSLLDPIRHALGSPAAGFALLSAALYAVGDVGRRVTLQELALPPELLVIGLLSGMALVLSPHAARTWDRVGDDWPAFLAAGTLVAAAEHLTALAFSLVPASIASPIINTQAIVAVVIGGLFLGETAFRTRLVAAVLAVFGVGLIAL, encoded by the coding sequence ATGGACCTCGGATTACTCGCAAGCGTTCTTGCCGCCCTCCTCTGGGGCGGGTATCTCGTCGCGCTCAAGCGGTACTTCTCGTCGTACTCGGCGAGCGTCATCATCGTCGTGGTCCACGCGGTCGCCATCGCGGTGTACGCACCGGTCGCACTCGTGCGCGTTCCTCCGGGGTCGATCGGGGCGCTCGCCGCCGGCGCGCCGGGACTGGCGGTCGTCGTCGTCGCCAACGCGCTGGCGTTCATGGCGTTCATCCGGGCGATCGGGACCGGCGAGATCTCCTACGTCGCGCCGATCAGCAAGATCGTCCCCGTGTTCGTCCTGCCCATCGAGGTCGTCTTCCTCGGGGCGTATCTCACGCCGCTCCAGATCGTGGGGGTCGTGCTGGCGACAGTCGCGGTCTACGTCGCGAACTTCACCGGCGGCTCGCTGCTCGATCCGATCCGCCACGCGCTTGGCTCGCCGGCCGCCGGATTCGCGCTGCTCAGCGCGGCGCTGTACGCCGTCGGCGACGTGGGTCGGCGGGTCACGCTCCAGGAACTCGCGCTGCCCCCGGAACTGCTCGTGATCGGTCTCCTGAGCGGGATGGCGCTGGTCCTCTCGCCACACGCCGCCCGGACCTGGGACAGGGTCGGCGACGACTGGCCGGCGTTCCTCGCGGCCGGCACGCTGGTCGCGGCTGCGGAACACCTCACCGCACTCGCGTTCTCACTCGTGCCCGCGAGCATCGCCTCGCCGATCATCAACACGCAGGCGATCGTCGCCGTCGTCATCGGGGGACTGTTCCTCGGGGAGACGGCGTTTCGCACGCGGCTGGTCGCCGCGGTGCTTGCGGTCTTCGGGGTGGGCCTGATCGCGCTGTGA
- a CDS encoding DUF7836 family putative zinc-binding protein: protein MNETFVRLLCPDCGKSWERKPKELPAHTDQFACDGCTAQRRTAEFARTDRDLDVLKQFQ, encoded by the coding sequence ATGAACGAGACGTTCGTTCGACTGTTGTGTCCCGACTGCGGGAAATCGTGGGAACGAAAGCCAAAGGAGCTCCCGGCCCACACCGACCAGTTCGCGTGTGACGGCTGTACGGCACAGCGACGCACCGCCGAGTTCGCCCGGACCGATCGGGATCTGGACGTCCTCAAGCAGTTCCAGTAG
- the pyrH gene encoding UMP kinase: MNVVVSIGGSVLAPDLGANRVEDHADVIRELADEGCSIGTVVGGGGVAREYISTARNLGANEIELDQLGIDVTRLNARLLIAALGEAVVPAPVKDYEQAGEVLRDGDVCVMGGVAPAQTTDAVSAALAEYTNADLLVYATSVPGVFSADPNEDPDAERFEEITATELVDTIADIEMSAGSSAPVDLLAAKIIERSGMRTIVLDGTEPERIASAVRYGDHEGTDVVPEGVGDEPTYWAEDER, from the coding sequence ATGAACGTGGTCGTCTCTATCGGCGGCAGCGTCCTCGCACCGGACCTCGGCGCGAACCGGGTCGAGGACCACGCCGACGTTATCCGAGAACTCGCCGATGAGGGCTGTTCGATCGGAACGGTCGTCGGTGGCGGCGGGGTCGCACGCGAGTACATCTCCACCGCCCGGAACCTCGGAGCCAACGAGATCGAACTCGATCAGTTGGGGATCGACGTCACCCGGCTCAACGCCAGACTGTTGATCGCGGCGCTGGGCGAGGCAGTCGTCCCCGCACCGGTCAAGGACTACGAACAGGCGGGCGAGGTCCTGCGGGACGGCGACGTCTGTGTGATGGGTGGGGTCGCGCCGGCCCAGACCACCGACGCCGTCAGCGCCGCCCTCGCCGAATACACGAACGCCGACTTGCTGGTGTACGCGACGAGCGTCCCGGGCGTGTTCAGCGCCGACCCGAACGAGGACCCCGATGCCGAGCGCTTCGAGGAGATTACTGCCACCGAACTGGTCGACACGATCGCGGACATCGAGATGAGCGCGGGCTCGTCCGCACCCGTCGACCTGCTCGCGGCGAAGATCATCGAGCGCTCGGGGATGCGCACGATCGTCCTCGACGGCACCGAACCCGAGCGGATCGCCTCGGCCGTTCGCTACGGCGACCACGAGGGGACCGACGTCGTTCCGGAAGGAGTGGGCGACGAGCCGACCTACTGGGCCGAGGATGAGCGCTGA
- a CDS encoding alpha hydrolase, which yields MDLGLLYSAGKDSSLAALALDPFYTVTLVTATFGITDDWEHARKAAETADFDFRTLDLDPAVAEAAVDRMIADGFPRNAIQQVHTHALERLAAGDFDAIGDGTRRDDRVPAVSRAQAQSLEDRHGIDYVAPLTGFGRGAIDRLVDARLVVESGPSEAITRADYEAELRALLAKREGRAAVEEVFPDHEQSYVTGFR from the coding sequence ATGGACCTCGGGTTGCTGTACAGCGCCGGCAAGGACTCCTCGCTTGCGGCGCTGGCACTCGATCCCTTCTACACCGTCACCCTCGTCACGGCGACCTTCGGGATCACAGACGACTGGGAACACGCCCGGAAGGCGGCCGAAACCGCCGACTTCGACTTTCGGACCCTCGATCTCGATCCGGCCGTCGCGGAGGCGGCCGTCGACCGGATGATCGCGGACGGCTTTCCACGGAACGCCATCCAGCAGGTCCACACGCACGCCCTGGAGCGGCTCGCTGCGGGGGACTTCGACGCGATCGGGGACGGGACCCGCCGGGACGACCGGGTGCCGGCGGTCTCGCGGGCACAGGCCCAGAGCCTAGAGGACCGCCACGGCATCGACTACGTCGCACCCCTCACGGGGTTCGGCCGCGGGGCGATCGACCGGCTCGTCGACGCTCGCCTCGTCGTCGAGTCCGGTCCTAGCGAGGCGATCACTCGGGCCGACTACGAGGCTGAACTCCGCGCGCTGCTCGCAAAACGCGAGGGACGGGCGGCCGTCGAGGAGGTCTTTCCGGACCACGAACAGAGCTACGTCACCGGCTTTCGATAA
- a CDS encoding site-2 protease family protein, producing MSTLTWVLVGLALYWAILLSLRNRGLLPEYVGTQGPIITLHTKRGRVLLDRLARPKRFWRAFGNVGVGIALVVMALSFAFVLFAAVQALYTPETTASVVTEPRNVVVIPGVNDFLPLSVAPEIVFGLLVALVVHEGAHGLLCRVEDIDIESMGVALLAIVPMGAFVEPNHESQEKADRGGRTRMFAAGVTANFLVTIIAFALLFGPVAGSIAVAPGVAVGGTFAGSPADDAGIGQGDRITAVGSQPVADDGELDDALAGTDGEATLTLDGEREVTVDREVSVVEAVESGPSGLAAGDRIASVNGQPVTTESGFREALADRPTATVETAAGQERTFAAGALSTVVEDSPASEAGMPAGQQVVITAVDGERVVDGGELTTVLQGTEPGQTVEIEAVVDGEVETYGVELGEHPEGYGQVGIQVQPGVTGLVVDDLGVQPYPAGTYLSILDGEGSATFVGAIAGALVLPIAGIGGLGLPFNFAGFTGHVTEFYAVEGALAPLGGGVFLLANLLFWTGWINLNLGFFNCIPAFPLDGGHILRTSTEAVVSRLPIRGSYELTKTVTISVGVTMLFGLLLMVFGQGLLV from the coding sequence ATGAGTACGCTCACGTGGGTCCTCGTGGGTCTCGCGCTCTACTGGGCGATCTTGCTCTCGCTTCGCAACCGAGGGCTGTTGCCCGAGTACGTCGGGACGCAGGGCCCGATCATCACCCTCCATACGAAACGCGGCCGTGTGCTGTTGGATCGACTCGCGCGCCCGAAGCGCTTTTGGCGGGCGTTTGGCAACGTCGGCGTCGGGATCGCGCTCGTGGTCATGGCGCTGTCGTTCGCGTTCGTCCTCTTTGCGGCCGTTCAGGCGCTCTATACGCCCGAAACGACCGCCAGCGTCGTCACCGAGCCTCGCAACGTCGTCGTGATCCCCGGCGTCAACGACTTCCTTCCCCTCTCAGTGGCTCCCGAGATCGTCTTTGGGCTGCTGGTCGCGCTGGTCGTCCACGAGGGCGCCCACGGGCTTCTCTGTCGGGTCGAGGACATCGACATCGAGTCGATGGGGGTCGCGCTGCTCGCGATCGTCCCGATGGGCGCGTTCGTCGAGCCGAACCACGAGAGCCAGGAGAAGGCCGACCGCGGGGGCAGAACGCGGATGTTCGCCGCCGGCGTCACGGCGAACTTCCTCGTGACGATCATCGCCTTCGCGCTGCTGTTCGGGCCCGTCGCCGGGTCGATCGCGGTCGCGCCCGGCGTCGCCGTCGGGGGGACCTTCGCGGGATCGCCGGCCGACGACGCGGGCATCGGCCAGGGCGATCGCATCACCGCCGTCGGGAGCCAGCCGGTCGCGGACGACGGCGAACTCGACGACGCGCTCGCCGGGACCGACGGCGAGGCGACGCTGACCCTCGACGGCGAGCGGGAGGTGACCGTCGACCGGGAAGTGAGCGTCGTCGAGGCCGTCGAGAGCGGTCCCAGCGGGCTCGCGGCCGGCGACCGGATCGCCTCGGTGAACGGCCAGCCGGTGACCACCGAATCCGGGTTCCGCGAGGCGCTCGCCGACCGACCGACCGCGACCGTCGAGACCGCCGCGGGCCAGGAGCGAACGTTCGCCGCGGGCGCCCTCTCGACGGTCGTCGAGGACAGTCCCGCGAGCGAGGCCGGTATGCCCGCCGGTCAGCAGGTGGTGATAACGGCGGTCGACGGCGAACGCGTCGTCGACGGCGGGGAACTAACCACCGTTCTGCAGGGCACCGAGCCCGGCCAGACGGTCGAGATCGAGGCCGTCGTCGACGGCGAGGTCGAGACCTATGGCGTCGAACTCGGCGAACACCCCGAGGGATACGGTCAGGTCGGCATCCAGGTCCAACCCGGCGTGACCGGGCTAGTCGTCGACGACCTGGGCGTCCAGCCTTACCCCGCCGGGACCTACCTCTCGATCCTCGACGGCGAGGGATCAGCGACGTTCGTCGGCGCGATTGCGGGTGCGCTGGTGTTGCCGATCGCGGGGATCGGCGGGCTCGGCTTGCCCTTCAATTTCGCGGGCTTTACCGGTCACGTCACGGAGTTCTACGCCGTTGAGGGGGCGCTCGCGCCGCTCGGTGGCGGCGTCTTCCTGCTCGCGAACCTGCTGTTTTGGACCGGCTGGATCAACCTCAACCTCGGCTTTTTCAACTGCATTCCGGCCTTCCCGCTCGACGGCGGGCACATCCTCCGAACGAGCACCGAGGCGGTCGTCTCGCGTCTGCCGATCCGGGGCAGCTACGAGCTGACCAAGACCGTAACGATCTCCGTGGGGGTGACGATGCTGTTCGGACTGCTCCTCATGGTGTTTGGCCAGGGGTTACTCGTCTAG
- a CDS encoding 30S ribosomal protein S19e, with the protein MTTLYDVPADELIEALSERLADRLEAPDWAAYVKTGASRELPPEREDFWTVRAASLLRRVAIDGPVGVERLATHYGSAKRGSNRYTVAPPKQTDGSDNLIRTILQQLEEEDLVTQQGDAGRVLSADGRSLLDETAGEVLAEITAERPELERYA; encoded by the coding sequence ATGACGACGCTCTACGACGTTCCGGCCGACGAGCTGATCGAGGCGCTCTCGGAGCGCCTGGCCGACCGACTCGAGGCGCCCGACTGGGCAGCCTACGTCAAGACCGGCGCGAGCCGCGAACTCCCGCCCGAGCGCGAGGACTTCTGGACGGTCCGTGCGGCGAGCCTGCTGCGACGCGTCGCCATCGACGGTCCCGTCGGCGTCGAGCGCCTCGCGACCCACTACGGGAGCGCAAAGCGCGGCTCGAACCGATATACGGTCGCCCCGCCGAAACAGACCGACGGCAGCGACAACCTCATCCGGACGATCCTCCAGCAGCTCGAAGAAGAAGACCTCGTCACCCAGCAGGGCGACGCGGGCCGCGTGCTGAGCGCCGATGGCCGCAGCCTGCTCGACGAGACCGCCGGCGAGGTGCTCGCCGAGATCACAGCGGAGCGTCCCGAACTCGAACGCTACGCCTGA
- a CDS encoding molybdopterin synthase, whose protein sequence is MHVLGIVGTADVETTRLVETLTDRLADRGRVATIASTRSEMSKATGPTYRESGATSSYELSEDGWTGAGENRTLAETLDDLAPTHEYALVEGFPEAAIPQVVLGDAEYAGEAIAMGDRGDAIDPEGAIDALEASEPYVTLESLVRRAKGSPRADRAGAIATFTGRVRKKDSADDAPTEFLEFETYEGVAQQRFTTIREELEAREGIYEVLMHHRTGVIEAGADIVFVVVLAGHRKEAFRAVEDGIDRLKDEVPIFKKEVTADEEFWVHTRV, encoded by the coding sequence ATGCACGTCCTCGGGATCGTCGGCACCGCCGACGTGGAAACGACGCGACTCGTCGAAACGCTTACCGACCGTCTCGCCGACCGCGGCCGCGTCGCCACGATCGCCAGCACCCGCTCGGAGATGAGCAAGGCGACGGGCCCCACCTACCGCGAATCCGGGGCCACGAGTAGCTACGAACTGTCCGAGGACGGTTGGACCGGCGCCGGCGAGAACCGAACCCTCGCCGAGACGCTCGATGACCTCGCGCCGACCCACGAGTACGCCCTCGTCGAGGGGTTTCCCGAGGCGGCGATTCCGCAGGTCGTGCTGGGTGACGCCGAGTACGCCGGCGAGGCGATCGCGATGGGTGACCGCGGGGACGCTATCGATCCCGAGGGTGCCATCGACGCCCTCGAAGCGTCCGAACCGTACGTCACCCTCGAGTCACTAGTTCGGCGCGCGAAGGGTTCTCCACGGGCCGACCGTGCGGGTGCGATCGCGACGTTCACTGGGAGGGTACGGAAGAAGGACTCGGCCGACGACGCACCCACCGAGTTCCTGGAGTTCGAGACCTACGAAGGGGTTGCACAACAGCGCTTCACGACGATCCGCGAGGAACTCGAAGCGCGCGAGGGCATCTACGAGGTCCTGATGCACCACCGGACGGGCGTGATCGAGGCGGGCGCGGACATCGTTTTCGTGGTCGTGCTCGCGGGCCACCGCAAGGAGGCGTTTCGGGCGGTCGAGGACGGAATCGACCGGCTCAAGGACGAGGTCCCGATCTTCAAAAAGGAAGTGACGGCCGACGAGGAGTTCTGGGTCCACACCCGCGTTTGA
- a CDS encoding site-2 protease family protein has protein sequence MSEPQTGPPVSRIERVFEVYETDADDGALRYYGTPRTSGQTVLEELWPAFRERGYEVRLTREYGEWVLVAEPIEIGIDGVPWTNVVLFAATVVSTLFAGSLWYHLDPFSSEVLRAWPFTLAIMGVLGVHEFGHYVLSRYHRVNASLPYFIPIPTLIGTMGAVIKMKGQIPSRKALFDIGVAGPLAGLIATIVVTVVGLHLPPVTAPAGLLGDPNAVQIELGYPPLLEGLAWLVDQPLRYDDPATSVNPVVIGGWVGMFVTFLNMIPVGQLDGGHILRAILGEEQDRVAAFVPAILFSLAAYLYYVREIPGDTAFIWVFWGVLALVFSFVGSATPIDDRKLGTGRIAIGVLAIVLGLLCFTPVPIQVIG, from the coding sequence ATGAGTGAGCCCCAGACGGGCCCGCCGGTCTCGCGAATCGAGAGGGTTTTCGAGGTCTATGAGACCGACGCGGACGATGGCGCCCTCCGATACTACGGGACGCCACGGACATCCGGCCAAACCGTACTCGAAGAGCTCTGGCCGGCGTTTCGCGAGCGTGGTTACGAGGTCCGCCTGACCCGCGAGTACGGCGAGTGGGTGCTGGTCGCCGAGCCGATCGAGATCGGAATCGACGGCGTCCCGTGGACGAACGTCGTCCTGTTCGCCGCCACGGTCGTCTCGACGCTGTTTGCGGGGTCGCTGTGGTACCACCTCGATCCCTTCTCCTCGGAAGTCCTCCGGGCGTGGCCCTTTACCCTGGCGATCATGGGCGTCCTCGGCGTCCACGAATTCGGCCACTATGTGTTGAGCCGGTACCACCGGGTGAACGCTTCGCTGCCGTATTTCATCCCGATTCCGACCCTCATCGGGACGATGGGAGCGGTCATCAAGATGAAAGGGCAGATCCCGAGCCGAAAGGCGCTGTTCGACATCGGGGTCGCGGGTCCGCTTGCCGGGCTGATAGCCACGATCGTCGTCACCGTCGTCGGGTTGCATCTCCCGCCGGTGACCGCGCCCGCCGGTCTGCTCGGGGATCCCAACGCCGTCCAAATCGAACTTGGCTACCCGCCGTTGCTCGAAGGGCTGGCGTGGCTCGTCGACCAGCCCCTTCGCTACGACGACCCCGCGACCTCCGTCAACCCGGTCGTGATCGGGGGCTGGGTGGGGATGTTCGTCACCTTCCTGAACATGATCCCGGTCGGGCAGCTCGACGGCGGGCATATCCTGCGAGCGATCCTCGGCGAGGAGCAGGATCGGGTCGCCGCCTTCGTTCCCGCGATCCTCTTTTCGCTTGCGGCCTACCTCTACTACGTCCGGGAGATCCCCGGCGACACCGCGTTCATCTGGGTGTTCTGGGGCGTCCTCGCGCTCGTGTTCTCCTTCGTGGGCTCTGCGACACCGATCGACGACCGGAAGCTCGGGACCGGCCGGATCGCGATCGGCGTGCTCGCGATCGTCCTCGGGCTGCTGTGTTTCACGCCGGTACCGATCCAGGTTATCGGCTGA
- a CDS encoding DNA-binding protein: protein MSDSPDDERLEELRQKKLEQLQDQQQGGGEAEEAQQQAQQQADAQKKAMLRQHLTDGARKRLNSVRMSKPDFADQVERQVLALAQSGRIQGKIDEEKMKALLQELTPDQQSFDIKRR from the coding sequence ATGAGCGATAGCCCCGACGACGAGCGACTGGAGGAGCTCAGACAGAAGAAACTCGAACAGCTACAGGACCAACAACAGGGCGGCGGGGAAGCCGAGGAGGCCCAGCAACAGGCCCAACAGCAGGCCGACGCCCAGAAGAAGGCAATGTTGCGCCAGCACCTCACCGACGGCGCGCGAAAGCGGCTCAACTCCGTGCGCATGAGCAAGCCCGACTTCGCCGACCAGGTCGAGCGCCAGGTGCTCGCGCTCGCCCAGAGCGGGCGCATCCAGGGCAAGATCGACGAGGAGAAGATGAAGGCGCTGCTCCAGGAACTCACGCCGGATCAGCAGAGCTTCGACATCAAGCGGCGCTGA
- the thiL gene encoding thiamine-phosphate kinase, with the protein MDERAALRMLSGALSHAGDDAAVVEDLLVTTDMLHETTDFPEGTTRYTAGWRAVGASLSDVAAMGGAATAAVAVYAAPAFEDEQLRKFVAGASEVCEAVDGAYVGGDLDTHEEFTVATTVVGRAADPVYRSGARPGEAVCVTGSLGRSAAALELFHDGEYTRANDLFRFEPRVGAGRALASHASSMMDSSDGLARSLHQLAEASDCGFAIESGVVPVAGALREVVEDPFERGVFFGEDFELVFTLPKTAVSTVEGSSPTPITVIGEVTEGGVEMDGNALADRGYTHG; encoded by the coding sequence ATGGACGAACGGGCCGCCCTCCGGATGCTCTCGGGGGCGCTTTCACACGCCGGCGACGACGCCGCCGTCGTCGAGGACCTGCTGGTCACAACGGACATGCTTCACGAGACGACCGACTTCCCCGAGGGGACGACGCGCTACACCGCCGGGTGGCGGGCCGTCGGGGCCTCGCTGTCGGACGTCGCGGCGATGGGCGGGGCGGCCACGGCGGCGGTCGCGGTCTACGCCGCCCCCGCCTTCGAGGACGAACAGCTCCGGAAGTTCGTCGCGGGCGCGAGCGAGGTCTGCGAGGCCGTCGACGGAGCGTACGTCGGCGGCGATCTCGACACCCACGAGGAGTTCACCGTCGCGACGACGGTCGTCGGCCGGGCCGCCGATCCCGTCTACCGTTCGGGGGCGCGACCCGGCGAGGCGGTCTGTGTCACCGGGTCGCTCGGACGCAGCGCCGCAGCCCTCGAACTGTTTCACGACGGTGAGTACACCCGGGCGAACGACCTGTTCCGGTTCGAGCCCCGGGTCGGCGCCGGGCGCGCGCTCGCGTCCCACGCGAGTTCGATGATGGATTCGAGCGACGGGTTGGCCCGCTCGCTGCATCAACTCGCCGAGGCGAGCGACTGTGGCTTTGCGATCGAGAGCGGTGTGGTTCCGGTTGCCGGAGCGCTACGGGAGGTGGTCGAGGACCCCTTCGAGCGGGGCGTGTTCTTCGGCGAGGACTTCGAACTCGTGTTCACGCTCCCGAAGACCGCGGTTTCGACGGTCGAAGGGAGCTCGCCGACGCCGATCACGGTCATTGGGGAGGTAACCGAGGGGGGCGTCGAGATGGACGGCAACGCGCTCGCAGACCGGGGGTACACCCACGGCTGA
- a CDS encoding PadR family transcriptional regulator, which translates to MRKSGPPKGVISYLVLELLDEKPRYGYEILKEITEISGGHWEPSYGSVYPILYKFEEEGWAERVEREDEPDRKYFALTETGEGKLEKKRESTAETGREFADVILGFYHVYVALATDDRFSLPPVERQWRFDEQFSAWIAEQVIRHYERDFGAFERISETPEEFAERYGLDE; encoded by the coding sequence ATGCGAAAGAGTGGGCCGCCGAAGGGGGTTATCTCGTATCTCGTTCTCGAACTCCTCGACGAAAAGCCCCGCTATGGCTACGAGATCCTGAAAGAGATCACCGAGATCAGCGGTGGCCACTGGGAGCCCTCTTACGGCTCGGTCTATCCCATCCTGTATAAGTTCGAGGAAGAAGGGTGGGCCGAGCGGGTCGAACGCGAGGACGAACCCGATCGGAAGTACTTCGCGCTCACGGAGACGGGCGAGGGGAAACTCGAAAAAAAGCGCGAATCGACCGCCGAGACTGGCCGGGAGTTCGCCGACGTTATCCTGGGCTTTTATCACGTCTACGTCGCGCTCGCGACCGACGATCGGTTCTCGCTTCCGCCGGTTGAGAGGCAATGGCGGTTCGACGAGCAGTTCAGCGCGTGGATCGCCGAACAGGTAATTCGTCACTACGAGCGTGATTTCGGCGCGTTCGAACGGATCAGCGAGACTCCCGAGGAGTTCGCCGAGCGCTACGGCCTAGACGAGTAA